DNA sequence from the Spirochaeta cellobiosiphila DSM 17781 genome:
TAACACCAAGTTCCTCTGCATTAATCATAGCTAATAATGACCATCGTACAATATCAGCCCACTGATCATCTCCTTGTCTAACGACAGGTCCTAACGGTTCTTTAGAAACAAGTGTTGGAAGAAGTTTAAAAGAGTCAGGATTCTTGAATTTTGATCTGAGTGCGTAAAGCTGTGAAGAATCAGAAGTTACAGCATCAGCTCTTCCTGATTCAAGGGCTGCAGCAGCTTGTTCGTTTTTTTCAAATGTAATGAGTTCATATTCCATTCCATTCTTTCTGAAATAGTCTGCTAAGTTTAATTCTGTTGTTGTCCCTGCTTGTACTGCAATTGTTGCTCCATCTAAATCCTTTAAGGATTTGATTACAGAATCCTTACCTACCATGAAGCCTTGACCATCATAGAAGTTGACCCCACAGAATGTTAGTGATAGTTCTCCATCTCGACTTGCAGTCCATGTTGTTACACGACTCAGCATATCAATTTCTCCAGACTGAAGAGCCGTAAATCTTTCTTTAGCTGATAGAGGTCTATATTCAACTAGATCAGGATCTCCAAATATTGCTGCTGAAACAGCTCTTCCTAGATC
Encoded proteins:
- a CDS encoding amino acid ABC transporter substrate-binding protein — encoded protein: MKFLRNVLFISLISIALTLSSCAKPATEGEANASGEKSTLEIVKERGKLVLGVTAGVPGYSAPNDSGKWTGFDVDLGRAVSAAIFGDPDLVEYRPLSAKERFTALQSGEIDMLSRVTTWTASRDGELSLTFCGVNFYDGQGFMVGKDSVIKSLKDLDGATIAVQAGTTTELNLADYFRKNGMEYELITFEKNEQAAAALESGRADAVTSDSSQLYALRSKFKNPDSFKLLPTLVSKEPLGPVVRQGDDQWADIVRWSLLAMINAEELGVTSSNVESMLTSENPSIKRLLGTEGEIGEGFGLDKDWAYKIIKYVGNYGESFDRNLGTGSPLNIARGYNALWTDGGLQYGFPIR